TACTGCTTGTACAGAAACCAGTTGCAATAACGGTTACATTTAGGTCATCGCCTAGGTTTGGATCAGTGCCATTACCCCAAATTAAATCAGCACCCTCACCTGCAACAGCCTGAATGTAATCGGTAATTTGACCAATTTCATCCATTGTAATCTCATCCTTGCCCGAAGTAACGTTTAACAGAATATTACGAGCACCAGAGATATCGTTGTTGTTCAAAAGCGGTGATTGAAGCGCAGCTTTTACGGCTTTAATTGCACGACTATCCCCAGATGCTCTTGCAGAGCCCATAATTGCTACACCGCTATTGGCCATTACCGTTTCAACATCGGCAAAGTCAACGTTGATATAGCCATGAACGGTAATAATCTCAGCAATACCTTTTGCCGCAATAGCTAAAACATCATCCGCCTTAGAGAATGCCTCAGATATCTTGAGATCACCGTACATCTCACGAATCTTCTCGTTGTTAATTACAAGAAGGGAGTCAACATGTTTCTCAATAGCCTCTATCCCCTCAACAGCTTGAGCAATACGGCGTTTCCCTTCGTTTCGGAATGGGATTGTTACTATGGCAACCGTAAGAATTCCCAACTCCTTCGCTGCTTTGGCAATAATTGGTGCAGCACCTGTTCCTGTTCCGCCGCCCATTCCTGCGGTGATAAACACCATCTTGGTATTTCTTGACAGGACATCTGTTACATCCTGAATGTTCTCAATTGCCGCCTGTCTACCTATTTCAGGTTTATTGCCTGCTCCACGACCCTCGGTAAGAGATGATCCTAACTGAATTTTAATTTCAACTGGACTATTCACCAATGCCTGATGATCGGTATTACACACCACAAAATCAACATCCTTAATCCCCAACTGAAACATGTGGTTTACGGCATTACCTCCACCTCCACCAACCCCAATAACCTTAATTATTGATGCTCGGTTCGATGGTAGCTCGAAATTAATTAGGTCTTCGGCCATGATATTTAATTTAAGTTATATATTCAAAAAGCAAATATTGTCTTTTTACTTCTTATCAAGTTTTCCTCCAACACTCTTTATTGCATTCCGCCGCAAGAATCATTTTCATATTAATATTCATTCTCACGTGCGGCGGACTCTTCTCTTCTTATTTCCCGGGGTTAAAACCCCGGGTTATTGATATTTGACCCTTCTAGGGTCATAGTATAAAATCAAAGTTATATTTTCTCTTTTCGTTCTTCACTTTTCATTTTTCTTACATCTCCATATCCTTCTCCTCAAACATGTTGGCTAGTGTCTTTTTGAGACCATCCATAATGCTTGATTTTTTGACGTTGGTGCGAATTACCTCTTTCTGCTCCGGGGTTACTTCAACCTCTTTCTTTACAATGATCTCCTCAACCTCCTTCTCTATATGCGAAACCTGATCATAACCCTTTAGGATTAGACCAATTGCAGTTGCATACATAGGTTGATTAATATCCTCACTACAATCAGCACTCAGATGCTCGTTAGGGAAACCAATACGTACATCGTAACCAGTTTTGAACTTAACCAATTGTGAAAGATGACGTAGCAATGCACCACCACCTGTTAGAACGATACCTGCACTAAGCTTCTCGGCATAGCCAGAATTATCGATCTCATAGTTTACTGCATCGATAATTTCTTCCATTCTTGATTGAATGATGTAGGCAAGGCTCTTAAAAGATATCTCCTTAGGATCACGACCACTAATGCCTGGAATTGTAACAATCTTATCTTCTGGTGCCATATCTCCCAAAGCAGAACCAAACTGTACTTTAAGAGACTCCGCCTGACGGAATAGGATTGAACATCCTTCCTTTATATCATTCGTAATCACGTTACCACCAAATGGTATAACGGCGGTATGACGTACAATTCCATCGTAGAACATGGCGACATCGGTAGTACCACCTCCAATATCAACAAGTACAACACCAGCCTCTTTCTCATCCTCAGTAAGTACCGCCTCTGAAGAGGCAAGTGGTTCAAGGATTAGGTCATTGACTTTTAATCCAACCCTGTTTACACACTTCTCGATATTTTTTGCTGATGCGGTTTGTCCAATCACAATGTGGAAGTTGGCTTCTAGCCTACGTCCCATCATCCCAATTGGTCGAACGCCGGGTTCGTTATCAACAATAAAATCCTGAGGTAGAACGTGGAGGATCTCTTCTCCAACTTCAATCGGAATCTTGTACATGTCGTTGATAAGTTTTTGAACGTCTTCGGCGGTTATCTCGCTCTCCGTGTTATCGCGGTTAATATACCCACGGTTTTTGATGCTCCGAATATGCTGCCCGGCTATGCCAACGAATACATCGCTTAAAATGATTCCTGACTGAGCCTGCGCCTCTTCAACTGTTCGTTGAATTGATGCCACTGTTTCCTCAATATTAAGCACTACTCCTCTTTTAATCCCTGTTGAAGGGGTTTTGCTTTGTGAAACAATCTGGAACTTGCCATTGGGATTCTTTTTACCGATTAGGGTTACAATCTTGGTTGTACCTAGATCGATTGCAGCAACGTATTCATTCATCTTTGCCATAATATTATCGTTTTGTACAAATTATCTGGTTTGAGTATTTTAAGTTTATCATTTTATATTTATTCCA
This window of the Bacteroidales bacterium genome carries:
- the ftsA gene encoding cell division protein FtsA codes for the protein MAKMNEYVAAIDLGTTKIVTLIGKKNPNGKFQIVSQSKTPSTGIKRGVVLNIEETVASIQRTVEEAQAQSGIILSDVFVGIAGQHIRSIKNRGYINRDNTESEITAEDVQKLINDMYKIPIEVGEEILHVLPQDFIVDNEPGVRPIGMMGRRLEANFHIVIGQTASAKNIEKCVNRVGLKVNDLILEPLASSEAVLTEDEKEAGVVLVDIGGGTTDVAMFYDGIVRHTAVIPFGGNVITNDIKEGCSILFRQAESLKVQFGSALGDMAPEDKIVTIPGISGRDPKEISFKSLAYIIQSRMEEIIDAVNYEIDNSGYAEKLSAGIVLTGGGALLRHLSQLVKFKTGYDVRIGFPNEHLSADCSEDINQPMYATAIGLILKGYDQVSHIEKEVEEIIVKKEVEVTPEQKEVIRTNVKKSSIMDGLKKTLANMFEEKDMEM
- the ftsZ gene encoding cell division protein FtsZ, coding for MAEDLINFELPSNRASIIKVIGVGGGGGNAVNHMFQLGIKDVDFVVCNTDHQALVNSPVEIKIQLGSSLTEGRGAGNKPEIGRQAAIENIQDVTDVLSRNTKMVFITAGMGGGTGTGAAPIIAKAAKELGILTVAIVTIPFRNEGKRRIAQAVEGIEAIEKHVDSLLVINNEKIREMYGDLKISEAFSKADDVLAIAAKGIAEIITVHGYINVDFADVETVMANSGVAIMGSARASGDSRAIKAVKAALQSPLLNNNDISGARNILLNVTSGKDEITMDEIGQITDYIQAVAGEGADLIWGNGTDPNLGDDLNVTVIATGFCTSSIPELYIRNKQVDVVMLDGERSENRVVKESMFEVKDRPSISHKRERLTEQEQSQRTIEFDVYADVSKPSTEKGLFDDDEFLVTSVKTQQTATKEPPVKTGTRQNATPLTVKANIDQLEKIPAYKRKNIKLDDSEHSKASNVSRFTLSEEEGDIFLRSDNAYLHDNVD